A portion of the Lysinibacillus timonensis genome contains these proteins:
- a CDS encoding sodium:alanine symporter family protein, producing the protein MDWFGNLLSEANTFLYSYVLIILLIGAGLFFTFKTKFIQFRLIRDMFKLLTEKAPENKSGIKGISSFQAFTISAASRIGTGNIAGVATAIALGGPGAVFWMWMVALIGGASALIESTLAQVYKVKDPSTGMYRGGPAYYMEKGLNKRWMGVLFAVVITLTYGFVFNAVQANTITIAFEESFGTNRVVVGVILAIFTGVIVFGGLKRVVSVTQIIVPVMAIAYIGIALLVVILNISALPEVFLLIFKSAFGFEEAFAGMLGAAIMNGVKRGLFSNEAGMGSAPNAAATASVTHPVKQGLIQTLGVFIDTLLVCTSTAAIVLLSDAYLLSDAASVNLTQASLVGSLGSWAGVFLAVAIFLFAFSTVIGNYYYGETNIGFIKESRTGLLVFRILVVAFVMFGSVAKVQIVWDLADLFMAIMAIINLIAILLLWKVAKPVIIDYLTQRKQGKDPVFYKKNVPGIGEVECWGDEEENR; encoded by the coding sequence ATGGATTGGTTCGGTAATTTGCTGAGTGAGGCAAATACATTTTTATATTCTTATGTATTAATCATCCTGTTAATTGGTGCGGGGTTGTTTTTTACCTTTAAGACAAAGTTTATTCAATTCCGATTAATAAGGGATATGTTTAAGCTTCTTACAGAAAAAGCACCGGAAAATAAATCAGGTATAAAGGGAATTTCCTCTTTCCAAGCGTTCACAATATCTGCTGCTTCTCGTATTGGAACAGGTAATATTGCAGGAGTTGCAACGGCAATCGCTCTAGGGGGACCCGGTGCAGTTTTTTGGATGTGGATGGTTGCCCTTATTGGTGGGGCATCAGCATTAATTGAAAGTACATTGGCACAAGTATATAAAGTAAAGGATCCTAGTACTGGAATGTATCGTGGTGGTCCAGCTTATTATATGGAAAAAGGTTTAAACAAAAGATGGATGGGCGTTCTATTTGCAGTTGTTATTACGTTAACGTATGGATTCGTATTTAACGCTGTACAAGCTAATACGATTACGATTGCTTTTGAAGAGAGCTTTGGTACGAATCGTGTTGTTGTGGGTGTTATCTTAGCAATATTTACTGGAGTGATTGTGTTCGGCGGCCTAAAACGTGTTGTAAGTGTCACTCAAATTATTGTTCCCGTAATGGCGATTGCATATATTGGGATTGCGCTACTAGTAGTAATTTTAAATATTTCAGCACTTCCTGAAGTGTTTCTTCTGATCTTTAAATCTGCATTTGGTTTTGAAGAAGCCTTCGCTGGTATGCTTGGTGCAGCCATTATGAATGGAGTTAAACGAGGACTATTTTCTAATGAAGCGGGTATGGGATCTGCACCAAATGCCGCAGCAACAGCTTCAGTAACACATCCAGTGAAACAAGGCCTAATTCAAACGTTAGGAGTATTTATTGATACGTTACTAGTTTGTACTTCTACTGCAGCAATTGTTTTACTAAGCGATGCGTATCTTCTATCAGATGCAGCATCAGTAAACCTGACGCAGGCTTCACTAGTAGGCAGTCTTGGTAGTTGGGCTGGCGTATTTTTAGCAGTAGCGATTTTCTTATTTGCCTTCAGTACTGTTATTGGTAACTATTACTATGGTGAAACAAATATTGGCTTTATTAAAGAATCAAGAACAGGTTTATTAGTATTCCGTATTTTGGTAGTTGCATTCGTTATGTTTGGTTCAGTTGCAAAAGTACAAATTGTGTGGGATTTAGCTGACTTATTTATGGCAATTATGGCGATTATAAACTTAATTGCAATATTATTACTGTGGAAAGTGGCAAAACCGGTTATAATAGATTATTTAACTCAACGTAAAC
- a CDS encoding ABC transporter ATP-binding protein, whose translation MRIQVRDINVSYDKTIIVNGLTIQIPDGQITTIIGSNGCGKSTLLKAMTRIIPFQKGQVLLDGAEIQQRPTKELARKLAILPQTQDSAVGLLVEELVSYGRFPHQSGLGRLTKEDKEMVEWAMEATNTLAYRKHYVDELSGGQKQRVWIAMALAQNTDIIFLDEPTTYLDMAHQLEVLELLQQLNEQQNRTIIMVLHDLNHAARFSHYMIALEKGSLVKAGTPEEVMTPDVLRKVFNIDAVISLDPRVNKPICTTYNLIHS comes from the coding sequence TTGCGAATACAAGTCAGAGATATCAACGTTAGTTATGACAAGACAATAATTGTTAATGGCTTAACGATCCAAATACCTGATGGTCAGATTACAACGATTATTGGATCAAATGGATGTGGAAAGTCTACGTTATTAAAAGCCATGACAAGAATTATCCCCTTTCAAAAAGGACAAGTTTTACTAGACGGAGCTGAAATTCAACAAAGGCCAACAAAAGAACTTGCTCGCAAACTGGCCATATTACCACAAACACAAGATAGTGCGGTTGGATTATTAGTAGAGGAGCTTGTTTCATATGGACGGTTTCCTCATCAATCTGGTTTAGGCCGTTTAACAAAAGAAGATAAAGAAATGGTTGAATGGGCTATGGAAGCCACTAATACTTTGGCATACAGAAAGCACTATGTAGATGAACTATCTGGCGGTCAAAAGCAACGGGTTTGGATTGCAATGGCCTTAGCACAAAATACTGACATTATCTTCTTAGATGAACCCACTACTTACCTTGACATGGCCCATCAATTAGAAGTGTTGGAGCTTTTACAACAGTTAAATGAACAACAAAATCGAACTATTATTATGGTTTTACATGATTTAAACCATGCTGCGAGATTTTCTCACTATATGATTGCACTTGAAAAAGGCTCTTTAGTAAAGGCAGGTACACCAGAAGAGGTTATGACACCCGATGTACTAAGAAAAGTTTTCAATATTGATGCGGTCATCAGTCTAGACCCTCGCGTCAACAAGCCAATCTGTACAACTTATAATTTAATTCATTCTTAA
- a CDS encoding iron-hydroxamate ABC transporter substrate-binding protein has protein sequence MKKWFLVLVAALALVLTACGNHDSPKELGEVSKGASDTIIYKSSKGDIKVPANPQRVVVLSSYAGDLLKLGINIVGVDSWMKENPNFEEALADVEVVTNEDLEKIIELEPDLIIGLDNIENADKLEKIAPTVLFTYGEYDYLQQHIEIGKVVNKEAEATAWVTNFKTRAQELGEKIKAKIGDDATVTVAENYDKQIYLFGDAWGRGTEILYQEMGLKMPEQVVDLALKPGYAAISQEVLGDYVGDYLILNLVSNDQDTSFVKTEWYNNIEAVQNGNVFIADGATFYFNDASSLEYQLDFFEEHFLGE, from the coding sequence ATGAAGAAATGGTTTTTAGTTTTAGTTGCAGCTCTTGCGCTAGTATTAACTGCTTGTGGCAATCATGATTCACCAAAGGAGTTAGGTGAAGTTTCCAAAGGTGCTTCAGATACTATTATTTACAAGTCATCAAAAGGAGACATTAAGGTTCCTGCAAATCCACAACGTGTCGTTGTTCTATCTTCCTATGCAGGTGATTTACTAAAATTAGGTATAAATATCGTCGGGGTTGATTCTTGGATGAAAGAGAATCCGAATTTCGAAGAAGCTTTAGCGGATGTTGAAGTTGTGACAAATGAGGATTTAGAAAAAATTATTGAACTAGAACCGGACTTAATTATTGGATTAGATAATATTGAAAATGCCGATAAACTTGAGAAGATTGCACCAACTGTTCTCTTTACATATGGAGAATATGACTATTTGCAACAACATATAGAAATCGGAAAAGTAGTGAACAAAGAAGCCGAAGCCACTGCTTGGGTAACTAATTTCAAAACTCGTGCACAAGAACTAGGGGAAAAAATTAAAGCAAAAATCGGTGACGATGCAACGGTTACTGTTGCTGAAAACTATGATAAACAGATTTATCTATTTGGGGATGCTTGGGGACGCGGGACTGAAATTTTATATCAGGAAATGGGTTTAAAAATGCCCGAGCAAGTTGTAGACCTAGCCTTAAAACCTGGGTATGCTGCTATTTCTCAAGAAGTATTGGGTGATTATGTTGGAGATTATTTAATCTTAAACCTTGTTTCTAATGATCAAGACACTTCATTTGTTAAAACTGAGTGGTACAACAATATTGAAGCCGTCCAAAATGGCAATGTTTTTATTGCAGATGGAGCAACTTTCTACTT